Sequence from the Pseudomonas sp. LS.1a genome:
CACCAATGCCATTCTGCTGGGCCTGTTGCTGGGTGGCATGATGTGCGTCGACCTGGGCGGGCCGATCAACAAGGCCGCCTATGCCTTCTCGGTGGGGCTGTTGGCCTCGTCGAGCTATGCACCGATGGCGGCGACCATGGCCGCCGGCATGGTGCCACCCATTGGCCTGGGTATCGCCAGCTTCCTGGCCCGACGCAAGTTCGCCCAGAGCGAGCGCGAGGCGGGCAAGGCGGCCCTGGCGCTGGGGCTGTGCTTCATCTCTGAAGGGGCGATCCCGTTTGCCGCCAAGGACCCGCTGCGGGTAATTCCGGCCAGCGTGGCCGGCGGGGCGTTGACCGGGGCATTGTCGATGTACTTCGGCTGCAAGCTGATGGCGCCGCATGGCGGCCTGTTCGTGCTGCTGATCCCCAATGCGATCAACCATGCGCTGTTGTACTTGTTGGCGATCGTGGCGGGTAGCCTGCTGACGGCGGTGGTGTATGCGGTGATCAAGAAAAGCGAGCGGGTGGAGTTGGCGGTGGTGCCGGTGAAGGGCTAGAGACTTCTGTAGGCATTAGTGGCCTCTTCGCGGGCACGCCCGCTCCCACAGGTACTGCATGATCTTGAAGCTTGCAGTACCTGTGGGAGCGGGCGTGCCCGCGAAGAGGCCGGAGCAGGTCAACGCCCGTGCTTCTGCCGCAACGGCACAAGCAGATCGCCCAGCCCGTTGTGGTCGATCTCATGCATCAACGCCAATAGCCCACCCAGTTCCCCCGCCGGGAAACCCTTGCGTGCAAACCAGGCCAGGTAATCACCTGGCAGGTCGGCAATGATTCGTCCCTGGTACTTGCCAAATGGCATGGTGCGGGTCACCAGCAGTTCGAGGGTTTCCGGCTTCATCATCGGCGCACCTGGCTGTTGAAAAGCGCCGACCATACTGCAATCTGCACGAAGGCCCAAGCGGCAATCATGCAGAACGCCGGTTTCAGCATTTACTCTTGTCATCATATCTATTTGATTTAAAAGTATTTTATTGAGAGCACAAGGTTGGCACGAACGCTGCTCCCTTACAGATGACTATCACCTGCCAAGGAGTTCGTACCATGAGCAATCCCAACAAAGACGTGATCGATGTGCTCAACGACCTGATCGAGTACAGCAAGGATGGCGAGAAAGGCTTCAAAGCCTCGGCCGATGATGTGAAGAACCCCGAACTGAAAGCGTTCTTCGTTCAACGTGCCGGTGAGTGTGCCAATGCTGCCGGTGAACTGCAGAGCGAGGTGCGC
This genomic interval carries:
- a CDS encoding DUF3820 family protein, encoding MKPETLELLVTRTMPFGKYQGRIIADLPGDYLAWFARKGFPAGELGGLLALMHEIDHNGLGDLLVPLRQKHGR